In the Gossypium raimondii isolate GPD5lz chromosome 9, ASM2569854v1, whole genome shotgun sequence genome, one interval contains:
- the LOC105799273 gene encoding protein IQ-DOMAIN 5 isoform X2, translated as MGVSGKWIKALVGLKKTDKSQSSEKKVNRGATSKFRHRRKHSIDFDTDKLQEGLDQNAASPARDANTQAIADAAGSPSGSLEVRDAALNELVMEEWAATRIQTAFRGFLARRALRALKGLVRLQALVRGHAVRKQAAMTLRCMQALVRVQARIRARRVRLTLESETAQQKHQQQLADEARVKEIEEGWCDSIGSVEEIQAKLLKRQEAAAKRERAMAYALAHQWQAGSRQQSVPAGFEPDKSSWGWNWLERWMAVRPWENRFLDINLQDGVVACEDGSAEGKNGANSQIKPAIKKPAASNLHANLSNLKIGLSYSEGSDSPPGKSANVVDAVNALSSKPKSKPIIEDLGEEAGSKPVITSRSRSNPKERSIKSDKLVTKRLSLPNSGEGTGSQTSKTGKTAAKVTPGSNKPIKDRSKSNGRGDSNPTKNMAQAVDL; from the exons ATGGGTGTCTCAGGAAAATGGATCAAAGCATTGGTTGGCTTGAAAAAAACAGACAAGTCACAATCCTCAGAGAAGAAAGTAAAT AGGGGAGCTACCAGCAAATTTCGTCACCGAAGGAAGCATTCCATTGATTTTGACACAGATAAACTTCAAGAAGGGTTGGATCAGAATGCTGCTTCACCAGCCAGAGATGCTAATACTCAAGCAATTGCAGATGCTGCTGGCTCCCCCTCTGGTTCACTTGAAGTGCGTGATGCAGCTCTTAATGAACTTGTAATGGAAGAATGGGCTGCCACAAGGATACAAACAGCTTTCCGTGGGTTTCTG GCTAGAAGAGCACTCCGAGCCTTAAAAGGATTGGTCAGACTACAGGCCCTGGTGAGGGGTCATGCTGTAAGAAAACAAGCTGCAATGACCCTTCGCTGCATGCAAGCTTTGGTGAGAGTTCAGGCTCGCATAAGAGCAAGGCGTGTTCGACTGACATTAGAAAGTGAAACTGCCCAACAGAAACATCAGCAACAACTTGCAGATGAGGCTCGCGTTAAAGAAATAGAG GAAGGGTGGTGCGATAGTATAGGATCTGTTGAAGAAATCCAAGCCAAGTTACTAAAGAGGCAAGAGGCTGCAGCTAAACGTGAGAGAGCCATGGCATATGCTCTGGCTCATCAG TGGCAAGCAGGATCAAGACAACAATCTGTGCCTGCTGGATTTGAACCAGACAAAAGCAGCTGGGGTTGGAACTGGCTGGAGAGATGGATGGCTGTACGTCCATGGGAGAATCGTTTTCTCGACATTAATCTTCAGGATGGAGTAGTGGCCTGTGAGGATGGTTCTGCAGAGGGAAAGAATGGTGCCAATTCTCAGATAAAACCTGCTATCAAGAAGCCAGCTGCATCGAATCTTCATGCTAACCTGTCAAATCTAAAAATAGGTCTGTCATATTCTGAAGGGAGTGATTCTCCACCTGGTAAGTCAGCAAATGTGGTAGATGCGGTCAATGCATTATCTTCCAAGCCAAAGTCCAAACCAATCATTGAAGATTTGGGTGAAGAAGCTGGCTCAAAACCTGTTATTACTTCAAGATCTCGCAGCAATCCTAAGGAGAGGTCCATAAAATCAGATAAACTGGTGACAAAGAGATTGTCTCTACCTAACAGTG GTGAAGGAACCGGATCTCAAACCAGCAAGACAGGCAAAACTGCTGCAAAAGTGACACCGGGCTCTAACAAGCCAATAAAGGACAGGTCCAAGTCCAACGGACGTGGGGACTCAAATCCTACAAAAAATATGGCACAGGCCGTTGATCTGTAA
- the LOC105799273 gene encoding protein IQ-DOMAIN 5 isoform X1 — MGVSGKWIKALVGLKKTDKSQSSEKKVNRGATSKFRHRRKHSIDFDTDKLQEGLDQNAASPARDANTQAIADAAGSPSGSLEVRDAALNELVMEEWAATRIQTAFRGFLARRALRALKGLVRLQALVRGHAVRKQAAMTLRCMQALVRVQARIRARRVRLTLESETAQQKHQQQLADEARVKEIEEGWCDSIGSVEEIQAKLLKRQEAAAKRERAMAYALAHQWQAGSRQQSVPAGFEPDKSSWGWNWLERWMAVRPWENRFLDINLQDGVVACEDGSAEGKNGANSQIKPAIKKPAASNLHANLSNLKIGLSYSEGSDSPPGKSANVVDAVNALSSKPKSKPIIEDLGEEAGSKPVITSRSRSNPKERSIKSDKLVTKRLSLPNSGKLSLCCPQYIGEGTGSQTSKTGKTAAKVTPGSNKPIKDRSKSNGRGDSNPTKNMAQAVDL, encoded by the exons ATGGGTGTCTCAGGAAAATGGATCAAAGCATTGGTTGGCTTGAAAAAAACAGACAAGTCACAATCCTCAGAGAAGAAAGTAAAT AGGGGAGCTACCAGCAAATTTCGTCACCGAAGGAAGCATTCCATTGATTTTGACACAGATAAACTTCAAGAAGGGTTGGATCAGAATGCTGCTTCACCAGCCAGAGATGCTAATACTCAAGCAATTGCAGATGCTGCTGGCTCCCCCTCTGGTTCACTTGAAGTGCGTGATGCAGCTCTTAATGAACTTGTAATGGAAGAATGGGCTGCCACAAGGATACAAACAGCTTTCCGTGGGTTTCTG GCTAGAAGAGCACTCCGAGCCTTAAAAGGATTGGTCAGACTACAGGCCCTGGTGAGGGGTCATGCTGTAAGAAAACAAGCTGCAATGACCCTTCGCTGCATGCAAGCTTTGGTGAGAGTTCAGGCTCGCATAAGAGCAAGGCGTGTTCGACTGACATTAGAAAGTGAAACTGCCCAACAGAAACATCAGCAACAACTTGCAGATGAGGCTCGCGTTAAAGAAATAGAG GAAGGGTGGTGCGATAGTATAGGATCTGTTGAAGAAATCCAAGCCAAGTTACTAAAGAGGCAAGAGGCTGCAGCTAAACGTGAGAGAGCCATGGCATATGCTCTGGCTCATCAG TGGCAAGCAGGATCAAGACAACAATCTGTGCCTGCTGGATTTGAACCAGACAAAAGCAGCTGGGGTTGGAACTGGCTGGAGAGATGGATGGCTGTACGTCCATGGGAGAATCGTTTTCTCGACATTAATCTTCAGGATGGAGTAGTGGCCTGTGAGGATGGTTCTGCAGAGGGAAAGAATGGTGCCAATTCTCAGATAAAACCTGCTATCAAGAAGCCAGCTGCATCGAATCTTCATGCTAACCTGTCAAATCTAAAAATAGGTCTGTCATATTCTGAAGGGAGTGATTCTCCACCTGGTAAGTCAGCAAATGTGGTAGATGCGGTCAATGCATTATCTTCCAAGCCAAAGTCCAAACCAATCATTGAAGATTTGGGTGAAGAAGCTGGCTCAAAACCTGTTATTACTTCAAGATCTCGCAGCAATCCTAAGGAGAGGTCCATAAAATCAGATAAACTGGTGACAAAGAGATTGTCTCTACCTAACAGTGGTAAGCTCTCTCTCTGTTGTCCACAATATATAG GTGAAGGAACCGGATCTCAAACCAGCAAGACAGGCAAAACTGCTGCAAAAGTGACACCGGGCTCTAACAAGCCAATAAAGGACAGGTCCAAGTCCAACGGACGTGGGGACTCAAATCCTACAAAAAATATGGCACAGGCCGTTGATCTGTAA